Proteins from a genomic interval of Clostridium cochlearium:
- a CDS encoding ABC transporter substrate-binding protein — MKKLKKGLVLLISVFLTFSIVACSNNKNDNIKESKNSSNISEKTTYPLNLKDSFGREVTIEKEPSKIISLGPNVTEIIFALNKGENLIGRTEFCDFPKEVEKIDTIGTLQTPNIEKIVELKPDIVIASTHATEEYLNKLEQLGIKSVAFYGSEDFEGAYDVISNIGKVLNANKEAHTIVDNMKKKVNSVEEKIKGKDTPSVYYVIDFGKSGDYTPGKDTFLHKLINLAGAKNAGEDAVQWKYSLEKIIEKKPDIIICSKYYDSKKRLQQTEGYKDLEAIKNGKLFEIDNNMLDRQGPRLADGLEELAKIIHPDAFK, encoded by the coding sequence ATGAAAAAGTTAAAAAAAGGTTTAGTATTATTAATTTCAGTATTTTTAACATTTTCAATAGTCGCATGTTCAAATAATAAAAATGACAATATCAAGGAAAGTAAAAACTCTTCTAATATTTCTGAAAAAACTACATATCCTTTAAATTTAAAGGATTCCTTTGGAAGAGAAGTAACTATTGAAAAAGAACCATCTAAAATAATATCTCTAGGACCAAATGTAACCGAAATCATTTTTGCTTTAAATAAAGGTGAAAACCTTATAGGTAGAACTGAATTTTGTGATTTCCCAAAAGAAGTAGAAAAAATAGACACTATTGGAACCCTACAAACTCCAAACATAGAAAAAATAGTAGAATTAAAACCTGATATAGTAATTGCTTCTACTCACGCTACAGAAGAATACTTAAATAAATTAGAACAATTAGGAATTAAATCAGTAGCTTTTTACGGTTCTGAAGATTTTGAAGGTGCCTACGATGTAATTTCAAATATAGGTAAAGTTTTGAATGCTAATAAAGAAGCACATACTATAGTAGATAATATGAAGAAGAAAGTTAATTCTGTTGAAGAAAAAATTAAAGGAAAAGATACTCCTTCTGTTTATTATGTAATAGATTTTGGTAAAAGTGGAGATTATACTCCAGGAAAAGATACTTTTCTACACAAATTAATAAATTTAGCTGGTGCTAAAAATGCAGGTGAAGATGCAGTTCAATGGAAATATAGTTTAGAAAAAATCATAGAAAAAAAACCAGACATAATTATATGTTCTAAATATTATGATTCAAAGAAAAGATTACAACAAACAGAAGGATATAAAGATTTAGAAGCTATAAAAAATGGTAAACTTTTTGAAATAGATAATAATATGCTAGATAGACAAGGCCCAAGACTTGCAGATGGATTAGAAGAACTTGCTAAGATAATTCATCCAGATGCTTTTAAATAA
- a CDS encoding kinase — translation MEKVIFYPGSFGEIIQGRFEDKDILCSCPINLYTKVKIYESIEEKNMNRHYKSYKFMENVLKEWGYYNYFSDLHIDIQSKIPKGKGFASSTADLAAVYNCLIDLFKRPYNQKELIDNCVKIEPTDSIIFEELTLFDYKKGDYSEGIGKCPQFNILVFEGEKIVNTVEFNKKVLTPLSNIEDLVPILKESIKYKDINKIAYCSTESIVRNTKRLDYTILPIVLKIQREIGAWGIIGAHSGDALGIIYEGELKKDILNKYINILKGVKIYKVKSLEKWT, via the coding sequence ATGGAAAAGGTTATATTTTATCCAGGAAGTTTTGGAGAAATAATTCAAGGAAGATTTGAAGATAAAGATATATTATGTTCATGTCCCATAAACTTATATACAAAAGTTAAAATTTATGAAAGTATAGAAGAAAAAAATATGAATAGACATTATAAGTCCTATAAATTTATGGAAAATGTATTAAAGGAGTGGGGGTATTATAATTATTTTTCAGATTTACATATAGACATACAATCAAAAATTCCTAAAGGAAAAGGATTTGCAAGTAGCACAGCTGATTTAGCGGCAGTATATAATTGCCTAATAGATTTGTTTAAAAGGCCGTACAATCAAAAAGAATTAATAGACAATTGTGTAAAAATAGAACCAACAGATAGTATTATTTTTGAAGAATTAACTTTATTTGATTATAAAAAAGGTGATTATAGTGAAGGTATTGGAAAATGTCCACAATTTAATATATTAGTTTTTGAAGGAGAAAAGATTGTTAATACTGTGGAATTTAATAAAAAAGTTCTTACACCGTTAAGCAATATAGAAGATTTAGTACCTATATTAAAAGAAAGTATAAAATATAAAGATATAAATAAAATAGCTTATTGTTCTACAGAAAGTATAGTAAGAAATACTAAAAGGCTAGACTATACAATATTGCCTATTGTACTTAAAATTCAAAGGGAAATAGGAGCTTGGGGGATAATAGGAGCACATAGTGGAGATGCTTTAGGTATAATATATGAAGGGGAACTAAAAAAAGATATACTTAATAAATATATTAATATATTAAAAGGGGTTAAAATATATAAAGTAAAATCTTTAGAAAAGTGGACATAA
- the brnQ gene encoding branched-chain amino acid transport system II carrier protein, whose product MKKNLKEIVITGFALFSMFFGAGNLIFPPTLGYMAGESWIVATFGFLITCISLPILGIISIAMVGGTIEKFTNKVGKNFGKILFTVIMLAIGPLFCIPRTGATTFELGVLPMFPNSNPIIFSIIFFGISYIFSANESKVVDKIGIVLTPILLGSLGLIIIKGIINPIGVPISSDLQNPFSIGFTEGYQTMDAIGSMIVAQMVIANLIVKGYKSKEQQVNITSKAGVVAAICLGLVYGGLAYIGATSKSVFPANMSRTTLLIEITQSILGSYSKYIFGGAISIACLTTSVGLTATCGNYFNKLSNNKIRYKTVVLIISIFSCIISNYGVETIINLAVPVLVTLYPVVIILILLNLFNKIIPNRGTYIGAVYGALIVSVFMSLESIGLKIPFIVDVIYQFPLSKEGFFWIVPSLLGGTCGTILNYRRKNNFSYKDA is encoded by the coding sequence TTGAAAAAGAACTTAAAAGAAATAGTAATAACAGGATTTGCTCTATTTTCTATGTTCTTTGGAGCAGGAAATTTAATATTTCCACCAACACTTGGATATATGGCAGGGGAAAGTTGGATTGTTGCAACATTTGGTTTTTTAATAACTTGTATAAGTCTTCCTATTTTAGGTATTATATCTATAGCCATGGTAGGAGGAACCATCGAAAAATTTACAAATAAAGTTGGTAAAAATTTTGGAAAGATACTTTTTACAGTAATAATGTTGGCAATAGGTCCATTATTTTGTATACCTAGAACTGGAGCAACAACTTTTGAATTAGGTGTTTTGCCTATGTTTCCTAATTCAAATCCAATAATTTTTTCTATAATATTTTTTGGTATAAGTTATATATTCTCAGCCAATGAATCAAAAGTAGTAGATAAAATAGGTATTGTACTTACACCTATTTTATTAGGAAGTTTAGGATTAATAATAATAAAAGGTATTATTAACCCTATAGGAGTACCTATATCATCAGATTTGCAAAATCCTTTTTCAATAGGATTTACAGAAGGATATCAAACTATGGATGCTATTGGTTCTATGATTGTAGCTCAAATGGTTATAGCAAATTTAATAGTTAAAGGGTATAAAAGCAAAGAACAACAAGTGAATATAACATCCAAAGCAGGAGTAGTAGCAGCTATATGTTTAGGATTGGTATATGGCGGACTTGCATATATAGGTGCAACTTCAAAGTCAGTTTTCCCAGCTAATATGTCAAGAACAACTTTACTTATAGAAATAACTCAAAGTATACTAGGGTCATATAGTAAGTATATATTTGGAGGAGCTATATCAATTGCTTGTCTTACAACTTCAGTAGGTTTAACAGCTACCTGTGGTAATTATTTTAATAAACTATCTAATAATAAAATAAGATATAAAACTGTTGTTTTAATTATAAGTATATTTAGTTGTATAATATCCAATTATGGAGTTGAAACTATAATTAATTTAGCGGTACCAGTATTAGTTACACTTTATCCTGTGGTTATTATATTAATTTTATTAAACTTATTTAATAAAATTATACCTAATAGAGGAACTTATATAGGAGCAGTATATGGGGCATTAATTGTAAGTGTATTTATGTCACTAGAATCTATTGGGTTAAAAATACCATTTATAGTAGATGTAATATATCAATTTCCTTTATCTAAAGAAGGATTCTTTTGGATAGTTCCATCTTTATTAGGGGGAACTTGTGGAACAATACTAAATTATAGAAGGAAAAATAATTTTTCATACAAAGATGCATAA
- a CDS encoding MBL fold metallo-hydrolase, producing the protein MINKIYPNIYRQEITLPNNPLKVLNSYIIISQNKNLIIDTGFNRKECKEVFMENIKKLNIDLSKTELFITHLHSDHSGLASEISKDVLKVYASKYDGEVINSMTSWEYWNRLEEFKKVFDLEKDNVSLKDHPGYKFSSKEIINFHEVKQGDIINVGDYCFEVTEIHGHTPGQVGLYEKEHKLFFCGDHILDRITPNIAFWTYEKDMLSIYFESLKKIYEYDIEKIFTAHRGPVEDYRKRIKELFKHHEKRLNEVRNIIKHCKHSVRDTASKMDWELRYDHWNDFPNAQKWFATEEAMAHLEYLFFNGEASKTMKDGILFYELN; encoded by the coding sequence ATGATTAATAAAATTTATCCTAACATTTATAGACAGGAGATAACACTACCTAATAATCCACTAAAAGTTTTAAATAGTTATATAATTATATCTCAAAATAAGAATTTAATCATTGATACAGGATTTAATAGAAAAGAATGTAAAGAAGTTTTTATGGAGAATATTAAAAAATTAAATATTGACCTTTCAAAAACAGAATTATTTATAACTCATTTACATTCAGACCATTCAGGTCTTGCATCAGAAATTAGTAAAGATGTATTAAAGGTATATGCAAGCAAATATGATGGAGAAGTAATTAATAGTATGACCAGTTGGGAGTATTGGAATAGGTTAGAGGAATTTAAAAAAGTTTTTGATTTAGAAAAAGACAATGTATCTTTAAAAGATCATCCGGGATATAAATTTTCATCAAAGGAAATCATAAATTTCCATGAAGTTAAGCAAGGTGATATCATTAATGTAGGAGATTATTGTTTTGAAGTTACAGAAATACATGGACATACGCCAGGTCAGGTTGGATTATATGAGAAAGAACATAAATTATTCTTTTGTGGTGATCACATATTAGATAGAATAACTCCTAATATAGCTTTTTGGACTTATGAAAAAGATATGCTATCTATTTATTTTGAAAGTTTAAAGAAAATATATGAATATGACATAGAAAAAATATTTACAGCACATAGGGGACCAGTTGAAGATTATAGAAAAAGAATAAAAGAACTTTTTAAACACCATGAAAAAAGACTTAATGAAGTAAGAAATATTATAAAACATTGTAAACATTCAGTTAGAGATACAGCATCTAAGATGGATTGGGAATTAAGATACGACCATTGGAATGACTTTCCTAATGCTCAAAAATGGTTTGCCACAGAAGAAGCCATGGCTCATTTAGAGTATTTATTTTTTAATGGAGAAGCTTCCAAAACTATGAAGGACGGAATTTTATTTTATGAATTAAATTAA
- a CDS encoding phosphodiester glycosidase family protein yields the protein MKNRKVRKKKKRFSFKIFACFLLFEFVFTAASAPFLIYYGPFKNLRKTLVGAAMSTLSHQYIATAFLSDKKIQEILQEDVVEVLEQGNSIKDLEFTNKHDKNIERYDIDGGKFKGYMLVIHDASRVKVGYSSKIPKSGELTSKIAKDNKAIAAINGGGFTDKNDDGNWTGTGGQPVGILMSNGEFIHNDIKDLDKKGDVMAITSKGVLLVGKYSLNEMKELDVKEAITFGPALVVNGQPTIKSGDGGWGIAPRTAIGQRKDGAILFLVVDGRQVRSIGATLKDVQDIMLEYGAYNATNLDGGSSTTMYYDGEVINNPCDPLGERSIPSVVYVEQ from the coding sequence GTGAAAAATAGGAAGGTAAGAAAGAAAAAGAAAAGATTTTCATTTAAAATATTTGCATGTTTTTTATTATTTGAATTTGTATTTACTGCAGCAAGTGCCCCTTTTTTAATTTACTATGGACCTTTTAAAAACTTAAGAAAAACTTTAGTAGGAGCAGCTATGAGTACATTAAGCCATCAATATATAGCTACAGCATTTCTTTCAGATAAAAAGATTCAAGAAATTTTACAAGAAGATGTTGTGGAAGTTTTAGAACAAGGAAATTCAATAAAAGATTTAGAATTTACCAATAAACATGATAAGAACATTGAAAGATATGATATAGATGGTGGAAAATTTAAAGGATATATGTTGGTTATTCATGATGCTAGCAGAGTAAAAGTTGGATATAGTAGTAAAATCCCAAAATCCGGAGAGTTAACAAGTAAGATAGCCAAAGATAATAAAGCTATCGCAGCTATAAATGGCGGAGGATTTACAGATAAGAACGATGATGGAAACTGGACAGGTACTGGAGGACAGCCTGTTGGAATACTAATGAGTAATGGTGAATTCATACATAATGATATTAAAGACTTAGACAAAAAGGGTGATGTAATGGCCATTACTTCAAAGGGAGTACTGTTAGTTGGAAAGTATAGTTTAAATGAAATGAAAGAATTAGATGTAAAAGAAGCTATAACTTTTGGTCCAGCACTAGTTGTTAATGGACAACCTACTATTAAGTCTGGTGATGGAGGTTGGGGAATTGCTCCAAGAACGGCTATAGGACAAAGAAAGGATGGGGCTATTCTTTTCTTAGTTGTAGATGGAAGACAAGTTAGAAGTATTGGAGCTACATTAAAAGATGTACAGGATATTATGCTAGAATATGGAGCTTATAATGCGACAAATTTAGATGGAGGATCTTCTACAACGATGTATTATGATGGTGAGGTAATTAATAATCCTTGTGATCCATTAGGTGAAAGATCAATACCTTCAGTTGTATATGTTGAACAATAA
- a CDS encoding site-2 protease family protein: protein MTLKLLSKILTIPAILIGFTFHEFAHAVVADRLGDKTPKFQGRLSLNPIVHVDPIGFIMILLFGFGWAKPVQVNPSAFKNYYKDDLKVSIAGPISNLIIAFIFGGIMFLMEKINPAYGGQVFGILYLIVDFTIRINCMLAFFNLMPLPGLDGFHILRDLFPSKFYKYADQIYRYQIVILVIFILTPLSTYLVWKPANITYGLILRLFS from the coding sequence TTGACATTAAAATTATTAAGTAAGATTTTAACTATACCAGCAATTTTAATAGGATTTACATTTCATGAATTTGCTCATGCTGTAGTTGCTGATAGATTAGGCGATAAAACACCAAAGTTTCAGGGAAGACTATCTTTAAATCCAATTGTTCATGTTGATCCTATAGGATTTATTATGATATTATTATTTGGATTTGGATGGGCTAAACCAGTACAAGTAAATCCATCAGCTTTTAAAAATTATTATAAAGACGATTTGAAAGTTTCCATAGCAGGACCTATATCTAATCTAATTATAGCTTTTATATTTGGCGGAATTATGTTTCTTATGGAGAAAATTAATCCTGCATATGGTGGGCAAGTGTTTGGTATATTATATTTAATAGTGGATTTTACCATACGTATTAATTGTATGTTAGCTTTTTTTAATTTAATGCCTTTGCCAGGTTTAGATGGATTTCATATATTAAGAGATTTATTTCCAAGTAAATTTTATAAATATGCAGATCAAATATATAGATATCAAATAGTTATACTTGTAATTTTTATATTGACTCCATTATCTACATATTTAGTTTGGAAACCTGCTAATATAACTTATGGATTAATACTTAGACTATTTAGTTAA
- the trmB gene encoding tRNA (guanosine(46)-N7)-methyltransferase TrmB: protein MRLRKKWWARPEMEASPLVITNPIEYKGKWKEEFKNNNTIHLELGCGRGGFIQEKALQNPNINYVAVDLKDEILIYVLRKIKEKEIENVRIVPLNIAFISEIFEKDEVEKIYINFCNPWPKLRHNKRRLTHNKFLDEYKKFLKIKGEIWFKTDDIGLFEDSQEYFKESGFSIEYITYDLHKSDFKHNIMTEYESKFTNMGMKTMFLIAKFK from the coding sequence ATGAGGCTTAGAAAAAAATGGTGGGCTAGGCCAGAGATGGAGGCTTCACCTTTAGTAATAACTAATCCAATAGAATATAAAGGAAAGTGGAAAGAAGAATTTAAAAATAATAATACTATTCATTTAGAATTAGGATGTGGAAGAGGGGGATTTATACAAGAAAAAGCCCTTCAAAATCCAAATATAAATTACGTAGCTGTAGATTTAAAAGATGAAATTTTAATTTATGTTTTAAGAAAAATAAAAGAAAAAGAAATAGAAAATGTGAGAATTGTACCATTAAATATAGCTTTTATAAGTGAAATATTTGAAAAGGATGAAGTAGAAAAAATATATATAAATTTTTGTAATCCATGGCCTAAATTAAGACATAATAAAAGAAGACTTACTCATAATAAATTTTTAGATGAATATAAGAAATTTTTAAAAATTAAAGGCGAAATATGGTTTAAAACAGATGATATAGGTCTATTTGAAGATTCCCAAGAATATTTTAAAGAAAGTGGATTTTCAATAGAATATATAACCTATGATTTGCATAAATCAGATTTTAAACATAATATAATGACAGAATATGAAAGTAAATTTACAAATATGGGGATGAAGACCATGTTTTTAATAGCAAAATTTAAGTAA
- the tpx gene encoding thiol peroxidase, translating to MNITFKGNPVTLVGTQLKIGDKAPDFTVVDNNMEDFSLKNTKGVRIISAVPSLDTPVCDLETKTFNKEASNIPNVSIYTISMDLPFAQIRWCGDNGIDNLTTLSDFKDRLFGKNYGTYVKELGLLARAVFVIDSNDNIVYAEYVEEIGNQPNFEKVLEAARNAK from the coding sequence ATGAATATAACATTTAAAGGAAACCCTGTTACTCTTGTAGGTACTCAATTAAAAATAGGAGATAAAGCTCCAGATTTTACTGTAGTAGATAATAATATGGAGGACTTCTCATTAAAAAATACAAAAGGAGTAAGAATAATATCTGCTGTTCCATCTTTAGATACTCCTGTATGTGATTTAGAAACAAAAACTTTCAATAAAGAAGCAAGTAATATACCAAATGTAAGTATATATACTATATCAATGGATTTACCCTTCGCACAAATTAGATGGTGCGGCGATAATGGAATAGATAATCTAACTACATTATCAGATTTTAAAGATCGATTATTTGGCAAAAACTATGGAACCTATGTTAAGGAATTAGGACTTCTTGCAAGAGCAGTATTTGTAATAGATAGTAATGACAATATAGTTTATGCAGAATACGTAGAAGAAATAGGTAACCAACCTAATTTTGAAAAAGTATTAGAAGCTGCTAGAAATGCTAAATAA
- the ymfI gene encoding elongation factor P 5-aminopentanone reductase has protein sequence MKDKFLNGKVALVTGASRGIGRGIAIELAKAGASVIVNYRKDLKGAEETKRIIEEENGYCRIIKWDVSSYEDTKLMTESIIKDFGKVDILINNAGVSKVGLFIDMDEGDWDSIINTNLKGVFNCCRNILPHMFSAKSGVIINISSMWGNVGASCEVIYSASKGGVNSFTKALAKEVGPSNIRVNAISPGVINTSMNKWLSCEEKDSLKDEIPLCRFGECEDIGKAVVFLCSDNARYITGQILTIDGGMI, from the coding sequence ATGAAAGATAAATTTTTAAATGGAAAAGTAGCATTAGTAACAGGGGCCTCTAGAGGCATAGGAAGAGGCATTGCAATTGAATTAGCAAAGGCAGGAGCTAGTGTTATTGTAAATTATAGAAAGGATTTAAAAGGAGCGGAAGAAACAAAGAGGATAATAGAAGAGGAAAATGGATATTGTAGAATAATTAAATGGGATGTAAGTTCATATGAAGATACCAAATTAATGACTGAAAGTATAATTAAAGATTTTGGTAAAGTAGATATTCTTATAAATAATGCAGGGGTATCTAAGGTTGGATTGTTTATAGATATGGACGAAGGTGATTGGGATAGCATAATAAATACAAATTTAAAAGGTGTTTTCAATTGCTGTAGAAATATATTACCACATATGTTTAGTGCAAAAAGTGGAGTAATAATAAATATATCCTCAATGTGGGGAAATGTTGGAGCTTCTTGCGAAGTAATTTATTCTGCTTCAAAGGGTGGAGTGAATTCTTTTACTAAAGCTTTAGCAAAAGAAGTAGGACCATCAAATATAAGAGTAAATGCAATTTCACCAGGGGTTATAAACACTTCTATGAATAAATGGCTGAGTTGTGAAGAAAAGGATAGCTTGAAAGATGAAATACCCCTATGTAGGTTTGGAGAATGTGAGGATATAGGTAAAGCTGTGGTATTTTTATGCAGTGATAACGCAAGGTATATAACAGGTCAAATTTTAACAATAGATGGTGGGATGATATAA
- a CDS encoding ABC-2 transporter permease, with translation MKNLIIRNLYLIKKQILFLISIYIPIIFIRLFHNNDLDVSYYYKIILTLILILSLLSIEKSDCILISLPTTRKEIIISKYILLNIISVFVISFTWTICHFINYINVNSIPLIFSIKDMFSLILLANIIFGTLITLYYLEPMFFTFSLTLLFFIMFSKLYSLSNLMTNLNSISPFGLCFFLLFMFLSIHSSIKLFEDKDI, from the coding sequence ATGAAAAACCTTATTATAAGAAATTTATATTTAATTAAAAAGCAAATATTATTTCTAATATCAATCTATATACCTATAATATTTATAAGATTATTTCATAATAATGATTTGGATGTATCCTATTATTATAAAATTATATTAACTTTAATACTCATATTATCACTTTTATCCATAGAAAAATCTGATTGTATTTTAATTAGTTTGCCCACAACTCGAAAGGAAATAATTATAAGTAAATATATATTATTAAATATTATTTCTGTTTTTGTTATAAGTTTTACATGGACAATTTGTCATTTTATAAATTATATAAATGTTAATTCCATACCTTTAATTTTTAGTATTAAAGATATGTTTTCATTGATATTATTAGCAAATATTATATTTGGAACACTTATAACACTATACTATTTGGAACCTATGTTCTTCACTTTCTCACTTACTCTTTTATTTTTTATTATGTTTTCAAAATTATATTCTTTATCTAATTTAATGACAAATTTAAATTCAATAAGTCCTTTTGGATTATGCTTCTTTTTATTATTTATGTTCTTATCTATACATTCATCTATTAAATTATTTGAAGATAAAGATATATAA
- a CDS encoding ABC-2 transporter permease, producing the protein MKILILKDFKLILPEILICSTLSFFMFGGAFNLSAFHITFTIFVLFPSIICNISMNSKEDRNDSIKLFLSMPIDKKTIIISKYLSSILIFFYYFLLFSIIVFSGTNVSDAIFISMNYFCLTTLISLTWCSVYFSIYFISGRIINIISPFLIFIGSMLLIKFSKCFLNFNFYSYFKYLIIVLCLTALSISICILVLKNKNFKRR; encoded by the coding sequence TTGAAAATACTTATATTAAAAGATTTTAAACTTATATTACCAGAAATACTTATATGCTCAACACTATCATTTTTTATGTTTGGTGGTGCTTTTAACCTATCCGCTTTTCATATAACTTTTACTATATTTGTATTGTTTCCTTCTATTATTTGTAATATTTCTATGAATTCAAAAGAAGATAGAAATGATTCCATTAAATTATTCTTAAGTATGCCAATAGATAAAAAAACCATTATTATTTCTAAATATTTATCCTCAATATTAATATTTTTTTATTATTTTTTACTATTTTCAATAATAGTATTTTCAGGCACAAATGTATCTGATGCTATTTTTATATCCATGAATTACTTTTGTTTAACCACATTGATATCATTAACATGGTGCTCTGTGTATTTTTCTATATATTTTATTTCTGGAAGAATAATTAATATAATTTCACCCTTTTTAATATTTATAGGTAGTATGCTTTTAATAAAGTTTTCAAAATGCTTTTTAAACTTCAATTTCTACAGCTATTTTAAATATCTAATTATTGTTTTATGTTTAACAGCTTTATCTATTTCAATATGTATATTGGTATTAAAAAATAAAAACTTTAAACGAAGGTGA
- a CDS encoding ABC-2 transporter permease, whose amino-acid sequence MKRWIFIIPIYLIMTLILNNGIEALGYFIPLALVLGISIIVTCNDDEKKGSFIINSLPVTRKEIIISKYIVLNLIIIFIAFSIILIHYTTHFKFSNLCTINLSLKDILSFIFLSNIICAIIIPLYYSINNINILLILLLPLLFSLNAISSNLLPKLNFLNPISIVLFLLIMYSSMYSSIRLFENKDIE is encoded by the coding sequence ATGAAAAGATGGATATTTATAATTCCTATTTATTTAATTATGACATTAATCTTAAATAATGGTATTGAAGCCCTTGGCTATTTTATTCCTTTAGCTTTAGTCCTTGGAATATCAATCATCGTTACGTGTAACGATGATGAAAAGAAAGGTAGCTTTATTATTAATAGCTTACCTGTAACTAGAAAGGAAATAATAATAAGTAAATATATAGTATTAAACTTAATTATTATATTTATAGCTTTTTCCATAATTTTAATCCACTATACAACTCATTTTAAATTTTCTAATTTATGTACTATAAATTTAAGCTTAAAAGATATACTTTCCTTTATATTTTTGTCTAATATAATATGTGCGATAATTATACCTTTATATTATTCAATAAATAATATTAATATCTTACTTATACTACTACTCCCATTACTTTTTTCATTAAATGCAATAAGCTCTAATTTACTACCAAAGTTAAACTTTCTAAATCCTATTAGTATAGTTTTATTTTTATTAATTATGTATTCGTCTATGTATTCCTCTATTAGATTGTTTGAAAATAAGGACATAGAATAA
- a CDS encoding ABC transporter ATP-binding protein has protein sequence MDNILEVINLKKEFTDWSNHKESFCLNNISFSVPKGYIMGFIGPNGSGKSTTIKLIMNLFKKDEGEIKIFGKDNVKFEKEIKEKIGFVYDENYYYENFTMKEIKKIIAPFYKYWDEETFQNYLERFDLKNTNKKIKALSKGMKIKFSLAIALSHNADLIIMDEPTSGLDPVFRREILDILLELIQNENKSVFFSTHITTDLEKIADYITYINKGNIVFSKSKEEILDNYAIVKGDKNILNTHLKEKFIGIKENAFGFEALTDDVNEIQNLFGDSILIDSASLDDIMVFTSKNS, from the coding sequence ATGGACAATATTTTAGAAGTTATTAATTTAAAAAAAGAGTTTACAGATTGGTCAAATCACAAAGAAAGTTTTTGCTTAAATAATATAAGCTTTTCTGTTCCTAAAGGATATATAATGGGATTTATTGGTCCAAATGGTTCTGGTAAAAGCACTACTATAAAACTTATAATGAATCTTTTTAAAAAAGATGAAGGTGAAATAAAAATATTTGGAAAAGATAATGTGAAATTTGAAAAGGAAATAAAAGAAAAAATAGGTTTTGTATATGATGAAAATTATTATTATGAAAATTTCACCATGAAAGAAATCAAAAAAATAATAGCTCCTTTTTATAAGTATTGGGATGAAGAGACTTTTCAAAATTATTTAGAAAGATTTGATTTAAAAAATACCAATAAAAAAATTAAAGCACTTTCTAAAGGTATGAAAATAAAATTCTCATTAGCTATAGCCCTTTCTCATAATGCAGATTTAATTATAATGGATGAACCAACTTCAGGGTTAGATCCTGTGTTTAGAAGAGAAATCTTAGATATTTTATTAGAATTAATTCAAAATGAAAATAAAAGTGTATTCTTTTCCACCCATATAACTACTGACCTTGAAAAGATTGCTGATTATATAACTTATATAAATAAAGGTAATATAGTTTTTTCTAAAAGTAAAGAAGAAATATTGGACAACTACGCTATAGTTAAAGGAGATAAAAATATATTAAATACGCATTTAAAAGAAAAATTTATAGGAATAAAAGAAAATGCCTTTGGATTTGAGGCTCTAACAGATGATGTTAATGAGATACAAAATTTATTTGGAGATTCTATTTTAATAGATAGTGCTTCCCTAGATGATATTATGGTATTTACTTCCAAAAATAGTTAA